The window CCAGCTCGATGATTTTATCGGGCACGCGCGAGAGCACTTCAGCATCGCAGGCGTCGCCGATGTCGCGCATCATGACGACGAGCTCGTCGTTCTCATCGATCTTGCGCGGCGTTTCATCCTGTTTTCGTTTGGTAATGCCGGCAGCGGAAACAAGGCGGCCCTGTTTGTCGAATTCATCGACCTGAAAGGGTATCGGCGTTGGACGCCCGTCCTGACAGGTGAGCACGGAGAGGCCGACGGGATCGGCGCCAAGGAACTCGGGCACATCCTTGCCGATGAGCCGTACGGGAAGCACGTGTGCGCTGGTCGGAGTTTTGCTGAGTGAAGAGGCGCTGGCCGCGCCGGCACAAAGGCAGCAGGCTAGTGCTGCAAAAGGCATCAAACATCGCCGAAAGGCAGGCATTTGCGATATTCCCTTCAAAGAGCCCATTGCCGGTCCCGCCTGCCCGCAGTTTCAATGGTGCTCTGTCCCCGGCGTCACGCCTCGATGATGTCCGCCGTTGGCGTATAGTTCAAGTGCCAAATAGCGCCGCCCCTGGCAGGCGTGGAACCCCCGAGAAAACGCTTGTTTGGAGGGCGGGACTCAGGGCACAATTCAGGGAGCGTCTGCGTCAACCAAACCGAACTCCGGGTTGACATCAATGTATAACAGCAGCGAGACCCGCGGGTTCATCATGGAAGGAGATCTCCATGAAACGAACACTGGCGGATTTACTCGAAAAAAAGGGTTCCCAGATTTATTCGATCACTCCCGATGCGACCGTGTACGACGCGGTCAAAGTGATGGCCGAGCGTAGCGTGGGTGCCCTGTTGGTGATGGAGGGGGAGCAACTTGTGGGAATGCTCTCCGAGCGCGACTACGCCCGCCGCGTGATCCTGGAGGGACGCTCCTCGAAAAACACGGCCGTGCGGGAAATCATGACGGCGCGGGTCGTCTACGGGCGGCCCGAGCAGAGCGTCGAGGACGCCATGGCCATCATGTCGGAAAAGAAGTTCCGGCACCTGCCCGTGATGAAGGATGAAAAGGTTGTCGGGATTGTTACGCTCGGCGACGCGGTCAAGGAGCTGCTCTCGGAAAAAGAGTTCCTGATCGAGCAGCTCGAAAACTACATCAGCGGTTGTTAGGACGCGAGCGCGCTCTCAAGCACCGGCCAGCAGCTCTCCGACCATTCGCGGGCGTTGTCCATCACGACGCCGAGCGTCGCCAGATAGATGAGCGCGTCCTGCTTGTCGTATTCCTTCGAGAGTTTCTCGAAGGCTGCGCGCACGGCGTCCTCACCGGGCACTTCGTAGTCTTTCTCATCAACAGTCACGTGGCCGTCGTCGTTCTCGATGTTCCATTCGGCAAGAAAGGCCTTCATCAGCTCGCGCCGGGCAGCGAAGTGGTAGGCAATGAGCGCACTCTGGATTGCCTGCTCCATGTTGGCGTGCTTGCTGAAGCGGATGAGGTAGGTGGCCTTCTGGTCGGGCTTCTGTTTGCGCAGGCTCTGGGGGCGAAAGCGCATGTGGCCTGCCAGCATGATCTCGGCAGCCTGGCGCTCGGTGTCGTTGGAGTCGCCCTCCCAGAATGAAACTGCAGCCGCCTTGCGACGATCATCGTCCATCAGCTCCCAGAAAATTCGGGTTGCCGTCCAGTCGGGAGTCTTCTGTGCCAGTTGTTGCCGGTCGCGCTTCGCCATGGGTCGCCTCGTTGTGCTCGAAAAATCACCCGACCTTTCGGGCTCGGGCGGGCCGACTCTAGCCGCTGCCCGCCCGGATGTCGAAGCAGGAAAAAGGGCGGCTTGCGCCGCCCTTTTGTCGCCTCAAGCAGGACTCAATCAGGCCGAGGCCACCGTTACAGGCACCCCGTTGAGGATGGCCTGCCCGATCACCGGCTCGACATGCTGGTCATCGGTGAGATCGTTGACGCTCACGCCCGGATTTTCGCTGGCGACCGAGAGCTGCACGCCCTTGCGACCGTGTCCCCAGCCGTGGGGCAGGCTCACCACGCCGGGCATGATCTCTTCGGAAACCGTCAGGGCCGTGACCACCTTGCCGACCCGGCTTTCGATCTGTACCTGCTGACCGCCTTCGAGACCGAGCTTCGCGGCATCTTCAGGATTCATGATCAGGTTGCAGCGGTTTTTGCCCTTGATGAGCGTCTTGGAGTTGTGTACCCAGGAATTGTTGGTGCGCAGATCGCGTCGCCCGATGAGCATGAGTTCGCCGTTTTCACTCTTGGCCATGAGATCGTCGCGATACTTCGCCAGGCGCGGGAGCTCGTCTCGCACCACAGCGTGGTCGAGCTCGATGCGCCCGGACTTGGTGCGGCAGAGCCGGTCGAGGGAGGGCTTGAGCGGCCCGAGGTCGATGCCCTCGGGAGTGTCGATGAGCTTCTTGAGGCTCAGGCCGTCCTTGCCGGGAATGAACTTGTCGCCGTAGGGGCCGGTGCGCAGCATGATGTCGAGAATCCGTCGCGGCGTGGGGGCGAGCTTGCGCTTGCGAGCGAAATTGAAGGCCGCGCGCTTTACCGGATTCTTTTCCTTGAGGGCCTGAATGCGCAGCATCAGGTTGCTGAGAATCTGCCAGTCGGCGGGCTGATCGTTCTCGGGCTTGAAGACCGCCTGGGAGAACTTCGAGGTGTTGTGCACCGCCAGCATGTGGAAGGCGGCCTCGTAGTTGTCCTGTTCGAGCGACCAGGCCGGCGGGAGAATGATGTCGGCGTGGCGGCTCGTCTCGTTGATGTAGATGTCGATGGCGACGTAGAACTCCAGGCTCTCGAATGCTTTGTCCAGACGCGTGCCGTTGGGCGTGGAGAGAATCGGATTGCCCGCAATGGTGAGCATCCCGCGAATCTGTCCCTCGCCGGGGGTGAGCATCTCCTCGGCCAGGCAGCTCACCGAGAGTTCGCCATTGAACTCGGGGATCCCGCGCACGCGGCTCTTCCAGCGATTGTAACCGCCGGCCTGCCCGCCGCGGGCGGCAAGGCCCGGCAGATCGACTGCGGGGGTCGCGAACATGGAGCCGCCGGGCGTGTCGAAGTGCCCGGTCACCATGTTGAGCGTATTCACCAGCATGCTGACCAGCGTGCCGAACTCCTGCACGCAGGCGCCGATGCGCGCGTAGATCGCCGCGCGCGGGGTTCGTGCATATTCGCGGGTGAGCTGGCGGATCGTGCCGGCGGGGATCCCGAGTGGTTTCTCCACCGACTCGGGACTGAAGGGCTGGACGAGCTCGCGCAGCTTCGACTCCCCAGAGAGCCTTCCGCTGGCCGGGCAGGTTCCGGTGAGGTCTTCCTCGAAGACGATGTGCAGCATTGAAGCCAGCAGCAACGCGTCGTGACCGGGACGAATGAAGACGTGCTGGTCGGCCATGCGCGCGGTCTCGGTCTCACGCGGGTCGATCACGACGATCTTGCCGCCGCGCTTCTGGATGGCCTTCAGACGGTTGCGGATATCAGGCGCCGTCATCAGGCTACCGTTCGAGGCCAGCGGATTGGCGCCCATGATGATCAGATGGTCAGTGCGCTCGATGTCGGGAAGCGGCAGGGCCAGAATGCTGCCGAAGTGGAACAGGCTCGAAGCGTGATGAGGGTTCTGGTCGGCGGAGCTGGCGCTGAAGCGGTTTTTCGAGTGGATCGACTTGACCAGCGTCACCCCATAGAGCGCGGTGGCGAAGTTGTGAGCCGTGGGGTTGCCGATGTAGCTGCCCATGGCGTTCTCGCCATAGCGCTTCTGAATGCTCACGATGCGCTCGGCCGTTTCGCTGAGCGCTTCTTCCCAGGAAATTTCCTTCCACTCATCGCCCACGCGCTTCATCGGCGCCCGCAGGCGATCGGGATCGTGGTGGATGTCGCGCAGCGCAAAGGCCTTGGGGCAGATGTGGCCCCGGCTGAACGGGTCGTTCTTGTCGGCGCGGATGTCGACGACCTGTTTGTCCTCGACATCGATGAGCAGCCCGCAGGTCGCCTCGCACAGGTTACAGGTCTTGTGATGAGTGGTTCGCATACTCTCCCTCATTTTCCCAGACGGACTCAGCCGCTGCAGATCGATTCGATGTCTTCGACGCTCTTGGGCGTCACGGTCAGGTTCTTTGGCTTTCCGGCGGTGACCAGGATGTCGTCCTCAATGCGGATGCCGCCGAAGTTGTAGTAGCGCTCTGTTTTCTCGAAGTTGATGCGCCGCTTGTGCTTGCGGCGCACGGCGGGATCGTCGAGCAGCGCCGGGATGAAATACAGTCCCGGCTCCATGGTGATGACAAACCCCGGTTCGAGGCGCGCGTGGTAGCGCAGCTTGCCATTTCGCCGCACCGGAATCCGGCGCTTTTTCCCGCCGGTAACATCGTGTACGTCGAGGCCAAGCATGTGACTCAATCCGTGGGGGTAGAACGCCCGCACGACTTCACTCTCCACCAGCTCGTCCGTGCTTCCCCGCACCAGGCCCAGGTCGCGCAACCCCTCGGCGCTCACGCGCTCGGATTCCTTGTGGAGTTCGAGGCTTGTAACGCCCGGACGCGCGCGATCGATGCAATGCTTCTGCACCGCCAGCACGAGCTCGTAAATGTCGCGCTGGCGGGCGGTGAACTTGCCGCTGACGGGAAAGGTGCGGGTGACATCGGCGGTGTAGCCGTGCATTTCCGCCCCCGCGTCGATGAGCAGCAGATCGCCCTGCTTGAGCTTCTGGTTGTTGTG of the Chrysiogenia bacterium genome contains:
- a CDS encoding CBS domain-containing protein, producing the protein MKRTLADLLEKKGSQIYSITPDATVYDAVKVMAERSVGALLVMEGEQLVGMLSERDYARRVILEGRSSKNTAVREIMTARVVYGRPEQSVEDAMAIMSEKKFRHLPVMKDEKVVGIVTLGDAVKELLSEKEFLIEQLENYISGC
- a CDS encoding molybdopterin-dependent oxidoreductase, coding for MRTTHHKTCNLCEATCGLLIDVEDKQVVDIRADKNDPFSRGHICPKAFALRDIHHDPDRLRAPMKRVGDEWKEISWEEALSETAERIVSIQKRYGENAMGSYIGNPTAHNFATALYGVTLVKSIHSKNRFSASSADQNPHHASSLFHFGSILALPLPDIERTDHLIIMGANPLASNGSLMTAPDIRNRLKAIQKRGGKIVVIDPRETETARMADQHVFIRPGHDALLLASMLHIVFEEDLTGTCPASGRLSGESKLRELVQPFSPESVEKPLGIPAGTIRQLTREYARTPRAAIYARIGACVQEFGTLVSMLVNTLNMVTGHFDTPGGSMFATPAVDLPGLAARGGQAGGYNRWKSRVRGIPEFNGELSVSCLAEEMLTPGEGQIRGMLTIAGNPILSTPNGTRLDKAFESLEFYVAIDIYINETSRHADIILPPAWSLEQDNYEAAFHMLAVHNTSKFSQAVFKPENDQPADWQILSNLMLRIQALKEKNPVKRAAFNFARKRKLAPTPRRILDIMLRTGPYGDKFIPGKDGLSLKKLIDTPEGIDLGPLKPSLDRLCRTKSGRIELDHAVVRDELPRLAKYRDDLMAKSENGELMLIGRRDLRTNNSWVHNSKTLIKGKNRCNLIMNPEDAAKLGLEGGQQVQIESRVGKVVTALTVSEEIMPGVVSLPHGWGHGRKGVQLSVASENPGVSVNDLTDDQHVEPVIGQAILNGVPVTVASA